The nucleotide sequence TAAAGGGTTGTCCAGACAGGTCCGAAAACCCAGCTCGGCGGATTCAATGCCGGTTTCACAATTCCGCTATACCAATTCGGGATCGCAGATATTGTGAAGACAGAGCCGATAATCCCAGCCAATTCAGATAGGACAACAGCAACGATAAGTTTAAAAATATTTTTCATATTTTTTAGTCCAGAGGACTATCAACCTCTGGCTGATTTTTAATATTTACTTTTTTTGTTTGCCTGCCCCCTTAAACATCGGCATCGTTTTCATGACATACTTGGTTATACTTGGCTAAGCCAAGCACAATCTCGCTAAATAATTTTATTGAATCACTTAATGACTTAATTTAACTCTATCTCTTCTTGACTTCAAATTCAATCCAAAAACACTAATTACCACTGATAAAGGAACTGATTGCCACTGATACAAGGCGGAAAAAACAAAAAATTGAAATAAAAAAGCATCAAAAACTTGCATAAGTCTTTAATGCTAAATAACTTCCTAATCTCCGGCTCCTGAAAAACCTTCCTTTTCGGGATTACCCAGGTAATTCCGCAGGGGTCAGACCCCTGTAAATTCCGCAGGGGTCTGACCCCTGCAAGCTAAGCTTCAATGCCGATTTGGGCTTCAATCACCTTTAACCCGGCGCTTTTTATCGCTTGAGCAACTTTTTTCTGATTCTTTTCGTCAGTTAAGGCAAACATAATCCCTCCCTGTCCCTTGCCCGACAGCTTTGCGCCATAAGCTCCTGCCCCCAACGCTTTCTCAACAGCTAAATCAATTTTAGGATGAGACAGTCCCAAGGAATTTAAAAGTTTCTGATTTTCATTCATAAGCTCGCCTATCTCGGTGATATTTTTGTTTTTAATCGCCTTAAGCCCGTTTTTAGAAACAAGCTCTATTTCATTAAAAACCTCCTCCACTAATTTTGGGTTTTCCTTGATCATTCCGGGGATATGGCCTGCCACGGTCTTTGAGGTTTTTGTCCTGATGCCGGTATCGCCGATAACCGCGCGCAAAGATAATCCGTTTATTTTTTTGGCTTGAATTTTTCCATCAGCAAAGGAAATGTGATTAAATCCTCCAAGCGAACTGCTGATGATTTCAGAACCGGAGGCCTTGCCACCGTGAATGATTTTTTGAAATTCAATCAGTTCGCCGTAATAATTTTTTTTAGGAATATCCAGCTTAAATAATTTTGAAAAAGCGCCTAAAACCGAAGACAGGACGGCCGTGGAAGAACTTAAACCGCTTTCAGGCGGAATCTCCGATCCAATTTCCAGATTCAATCCTTTCCCCCGAAGATCATACTCATCAAGAAGCTTTTGGCACAAATCAAGAAGAATGAATAAATCCTTATTGCCTTTCTTTTCCCCTTTTCCCAAAACAGCCTTTCCAAATCCGACGGAGCGTATATAAATATCTTTTTCCGCTTCGCTCATCCTGCACTTCGTCCATAAGCCGACCGAAGCCACTATTGCCGGCTTTCCATAAACAACAGCATGCTCGCCAAAAAGAAAAATGCTCCCCGGCGATTGAGCTTGGCCTTCAACTTTTACTGCCTTTTCTTCTATTGGCCGTATTTTTTTCTTCATTTTATGCAAACAACCCCTTGAGTTGAAATTTTAGCTTCCACGACTTTTCCCCCTGCCCACTCAATCGCTTTTTTAACTTGGCCTTGTTTCCTCTTGTCGGCTAAAGCAATCATACAATCCCCTCCCCCCGCTCCTGATAATTTAGCCCCATAGGCTCCGGCTTTCAAGGCGGCCTCTATTAAATTATCCAGTTCTTTTGTGCTCACCCCGAGTTTTTTCAGTAAATTCTGGTTCAAATTCATTAATTCTCCGACCTTAGGCCAATTTCTTTTTTCTATTTCAATTCCGGCCAGATTAACTATCTTTTCAATTTCATTAAAAATTTTATTTATTTCCAAAGGATTTCTTTTGATTTTTCCGGCAACCTTTTTAATCAACGTAGAAGTATCCGCCTTAACCCCGCTGTATCCTATGACAAGCGGCAGGTCTTTTATTTTCAAGGGCTCAATAACTCTCCCCCCGGTAAAAAAATATAAAACTCCGCCATAAACAGCTGAAGCTATATCAAAGCCGGAACCTAATTTTTGTATATCTATAACGGTTTTATAAGACAAATCAAACAAATCTCTTTTGCTTATTTTTATTCCGAACAATTCAGTTAATCCTTTTATAGCGCTCACTGTAACAGCTGAAGAACTGCCCAGTCCGAATCTGTCGGAAAATTGGCTGCAGGTTTTAATTTCCAAGCCACTTCTTACGCCATACTTGTCAAAAAAATTAGAAACAGCCATCAAAACAAAACTCACTTCTTTAGGATGCGACTTGCTTGACTCGCTTATCGGGAAAGAGTAATTTTCAATATTTTTTTCCGGCGCGTTTAAAATAATTTTATCGTCATTTCTTTTCTTCAATATGACGCTCATGCTTTGGTCCACGGAGGCGACAATGCACGGGCGACTATAAACAACAGCATGTTCGCCGAATAACATCAACTTTCCGCAAGCAGAAGCCTTTACCATATTAAAAAAGATGCTTATTGATTAATCTTGCGCCATCGCCCGGCTTACAAATATATATTTTCTTAATAGCCTTGATGCCTTTCAACTTTCTTTTGATTTCAGGAATATCTTTTTCCAGACAGATAATTTTTACCTGCGGGCCGGCGTCTATTGTAAAATAGCATTCCAATCCGGATGCCCTCCATTTCCTGACTGCCTTTATCATTTCTACTGTTTTCCCGCTGAAGTATACAATCGGAAGAATAGTGTTAAACATAACTGAATGAAGCATAAGGGCGTTATTCTCCGCCAGTTCTCCCAATTTTGTAAATTTTTTTTCCAGAATGAATTTCTTGATCTGCTTGGCCTGTTTCTCGCTGTTTTCAACCCATACCTTATAGAATGGGCAGGTTTGAACGCTTTGCTTCATCCCCGGCCGACTTTTCGTTTTTTTCTCCTCCTCATTAAGCACGCCGGCGATTATTCTGAATTCCGGCCAATAATCTTTGTCGCAAACCTGCTTTCCGAAAGAATCAGTTCCGTCCTCTTTCTCCCCTTTTTCCCACTCAACGAATCCGGCTTCAATGGAACGCGAGGCTGAACCGGAATTCCTCCTGGCCAAAAGAGAAAGCTCTTTTTTATTTAAATCCAAACCGATGGCTTTTGAAGATGCTAAAGCCAGCGCCGCTCCTCCGGCGGAAGAACTGGCTAAGCCGGTGGCAGTCGGAAAAAAATTCTTAGAAAAGATTTTCGCCTTCAATCCCGACCCGGCCATTTTTCTTATTATGTTTAAAAACCCGGCAATCCTTTCAAAAGGCTCGCCGGATATTTTTTTTCCGTTAAGAGTAAAATTGTCTTTTTTGTATTTCTTATCAAAATCAACCGTTGTCACGGTTTTTAATCCTTCAAGAGTTACGGAAACACTGGAGTTTTGAGGAAGAATTAATTCTTCATTTCTCTTGCCCCAATATTTTATTAAAGCTATATTGGCGTTTGCTGAAGCGGTTGCTTTCATGCATTACTTCACTTGCTCGTTTTGAGCATTCGCAGGCTCGGCCGGTGTTTTGGGAGTTTCTGCAAGCTGCGTCTCTTTTGGTTTTTCAACCAAACATTTGCATCCCTTCATTGATTTTGGGATTTTCCAAACTAAATAGCTCGCAAGGATGACTATAGCTAATATTAATAAAAGAAGCGCCATAATATTTTTTTGTTTCTAAAAAATTATTCGACTTTTTAAAATCCTTTTTTGTTGCTCACCCTCTTATCATATCATACCTAATCCGCCCGTCAACTTCAAAAAAATTTGAGGATGTTGATAATGTCGCCGGCGCCGATGACCAAAACAACGTCGCCTTTCTTGGCATTCTTCCTGATGAAGGCGGGAACATCCTCCTTTTTCTCCATAAACAAAACTTCCTTTTCCGGACTTTTCTTTTTAATCGCCTCAACCAAATCCTTTGAGGAGATATTTAATTTTTTCTCCCGGCCGGCAACATAATAAATTTCAGTCAAAATTATTTTATCAGCCTTTTCAAAAGCCGGAATAAATTTATCAAAAAGCTTCTTTGTCCTGTCGTACTGATGCGACTGGAAAACAGCCCAAATCGTCTTTTTGGGATATTTCTCCCGCGCTCCCTCCAACAGCGCTTTTAATTTTGTCGGGTGATGAGCGTAATCGCTGATTAAAATAAACGGCTCTTTCTTAATAATCTCAAACCTCCGCCAAGTCCCCTTAAATTGGGAAAGCGCTTTATAAATTTTTTCATCAGAAATCTTTAATTCTCTTCCGATTTTTAAAGCCGCCAAAGCGTTGGAAATATTATGCTTGCCCGGCACTTTTAAAATTTTCTTTATCCCTTCCGCTTCCTTGTCTTTTAACGAAAAGGGAACGAGTTTTACCCCTTTCAGTATTTTCTTATTTTCTTTTATGAGTTTTGCCGTATTTTCGTCGTCCTTGTTAAAGATTAAAACATCTCCCTTTTTCAAGTGAGAAGCCTCCTCCTTGAAGGTATCCATAATGTGCCTGATGTCCCTATAGTAATCCAGATGCTCTTCCTCAATATTTAAAATCGCCAAAATCCTCGGCCAATAATTTAAAAATGAAGCTTCGTATTCGCAGGCCTCAATCACCAAATAATTGCTTTTGCCGACAAGACAATTGCTGTTTTCAAATTCTTTAACCCTTGTTCCGACAATGACGTTGGGAGAAAGGCCGGCCTTCTTCAGAACGATGCCGGTCATGGAGGTTGTGGTGCTTTTTCCGCTCATTCCACAAACAGCGATGGTGAAGTGTTTTTTAACCAAGTCGCCCAGCGCCTCGGGGTAAGTTTGAGTTTTTATTTTCAATTTCCCGGCTTGCAGCAATTCCGGATTATCTTTAGGAACAGCAACAGTGTAGACAACTAAATCAATGTCCGAGGCAACATTATCGGCTTTCTGCTGGCCATAAAAAATCTTCGCTCCCAGCCTCTCCAGATTACTTGCTACTTCCGACCTGTTTAAATCAGAGCCGGTTACCTGCTCGCCTTTTTGAAGATAATATTTTGCCAAAGCGCTGACGCCGATGCCCGAAATGCCGATAAAATGTATTTTCATGTACGTATTTTAACGTATAATACAAAAACGTCAATTACGGAGGTATTGCCTTAAAATAAACTTAATGGCGAAGGCTATGGCCATGGCGATAAGAGTGTAAAATCCAAAAAAACAGCCGGAGAAAATATCCATAAAAAATCCGGTAAAAAAAGCCAGAATAAAGCCAGAATTCCTACTCGGCTTTTCCGAGAAGAGCAAAATCCCGAGAACGGTTAAAATAAGAACCGCTCCCCAATAACCGCCGGCGAAAAAACTGAAAAAAACAAAAAAGCCTG is from Candidatus Nealsonbacteria bacterium CG07_land_8_20_14_0_80_39_13 and encodes:
- the mvk gene encoding mevalonate kinase yields the protein MKKKIRPIEEKAVKVEGQAQSPGSIFLFGEHAVVYGKPAIVASVGLWTKCRMSEAEKDIYIRSVGFGKAVLGKGEKKGNKDLFILLDLCQKLLDEYDLRGKGLNLEIGSEIPPESGLSSSTAVLSSVLGAFSKLFKLDIPKKNYYGELIEFQKIIHGGKASGSEIISSSLGGFNHISFADGKIQAKKINGLSLRAVIGDTGIRTKTSKTVAGHIPGMIKENPKLVEEVFNEIELVSKNGLKAIKNKNITEIGELMNENQKLLNSLGLSHPKIDLAVEKALGAGAYGAKLSGKGQGGIMFALTDEKNQKKVAQAIKSAGLKVIEAQIGIEA
- the mvk gene encoding mevalonate kinase, yielding MVKASACGKLMLFGEHAVVYSRPCIVASVDQSMSVILKKRNDDKIILNAPEKNIENYSFPISESSKSHPKEVSFVLMAVSNFFDKYGVRSGLEIKTCSQFSDRFGLGSSSAVTVSAIKGLTELFGIKISKRDLFDLSYKTVIDIQKLGSGFDIASAVYGGVLYFFTGGRVIEPLKIKDLPLVIGYSGVKADTSTLIKKVAGKIKRNPLEINKIFNEIEKIVNLAGIEIEKRNWPKVGELMNLNQNLLKKLGVSTKELDNLIEAALKAGAYGAKLSGAGGGDCMIALADKRKQGQVKKAIEWAGGKVVEAKISTQGVVCIK
- the mvaD gene encoding diphosphomevalonate decarboxylase — encoded protein: MKATASANANIALIKYWGKRNEELILPQNSSVSVTLEGLKTVTTVDFDKKYKKDNFTLNGKKISGEPFERIAGFLNIIRKMAGSGLKAKIFSKNFFPTATGLASSSAGGAALALASSKAIGLDLNKKELSLLARRNSGSASRSIEAGFVEWEKGEKEDGTDSFGKQVCDKDYWPEFRIIAGVLNEEEKKTKSRPGMKQSVQTCPFYKVWVENSEKQAKQIKKFILEKKFTKLGELAENNALMLHSVMFNTILPIVYFSGKTVEMIKAVRKWRASGLECYFTIDAGPQVKIICLEKDIPEIKRKLKGIKAIKKIYICKPGDGARLINKHLF
- the murC gene encoding UDP-N-acetylmuramate--L-alanine ligase; the encoded protein is MKIHFIGISGIGVSALAKYYLQKGEQVTGSDLNRSEVASNLERLGAKIFYGQQKADNVASDIDLVVYTVAVPKDNPELLQAGKLKIKTQTYPEALGDLVKKHFTIAVCGMSGKSTTTSMTGIVLKKAGLSPNVIVGTRVKEFENSNCLVGKSNYLVIEACEYEASFLNYWPRILAILNIEEEHLDYYRDIRHIMDTFKEEASHLKKGDVLIFNKDDENTAKLIKENKKILKGVKLVPFSLKDKEAEGIKKILKVPGKHNISNALAALKIGRELKISDEKIYKALSQFKGTWRRFEIIKKEPFILISDYAHHPTKLKALLEGAREKYPKKTIWAVFQSHQYDRTKKLFDKFIPAFEKADKIILTEIYYVAGREKKLNISSKDLVEAIKKKSPEKEVLFMEKKEDVPAFIRKNAKKGDVVLVIGAGDIINILKFF